A window of Aeromicrobium sp. A1-2 contains these coding sequences:
- the recA gene encoding recombinase RecA, producing MAQPNSSLATAKDKDKSLENAMAQIDRAHGKGAVMRLGDQARAPIEVIPTGATALDVALGIGGLPRGRVVEIYGPESSGKTTVALHAVANAQKAGGVAAFIDAEHALDPDYARKLGVDTDALLISQPHSGEQALEIADMLIRSGALDIIVIDSVAALVPRAEIDGEMGDSHVGLQARLMSQALRKMTGAINGSGTTAIFINQLREKIGVMFGSPETTTGGKALKFYASVRLDVRRIETLKDGTDMVGNRTRVKVVKNKLAPPFKQAEFDIMYGLGISREGSLIDVGVDAGLVRKAGAWYTYDGDQLGQGKEKSRQFLKDNPDLANELEKRIFEHMGIGAQADKPALEVVEVPPSDIEF from the coding sequence ATGGCCCAGCCCAACAGCTCCCTCGCCACTGCGAAGGACAAGGACAAGTCCCTCGAGAACGCGATGGCCCAGATCGACCGCGCCCACGGCAAGGGCGCCGTCATGCGACTGGGTGACCAGGCCCGTGCCCCGATCGAGGTCATCCCCACCGGAGCGACCGCGCTGGACGTGGCCCTCGGCATTGGCGGGCTGCCCCGCGGCAGGGTCGTGGAGATCTACGGCCCGGAGTCCTCCGGCAAGACGACGGTCGCCCTGCACGCGGTGGCCAACGCGCAGAAGGCCGGCGGGGTCGCTGCCTTCATCGACGCCGAGCACGCGCTCGACCCGGACTACGCCCGCAAGCTCGGTGTCGACACCGATGCGCTGCTGATCTCCCAGCCCCACAGCGGTGAGCAGGCGCTCGAGATCGCCGACATGCTGATCCGCTCGGGTGCCCTCGACATCATCGTGATCGACTCCGTGGCTGCCCTCGTGCCCCGCGCGGAGATCGACGGCGAGATGGGCGACAGCCACGTGGGTCTGCAGGCGCGGCTCATGAGCCAGGCGCTGCGCAAGATGACCGGTGCGATCAACGGCTCGGGCACGACCGCGATCTTCATCAACCAGCTGCGCGAGAAGATCGGCGTCATGTTCGGCTCGCCCGAGACGACGACCGGAGGCAAGGCGCTCAAGTTCTACGCCTCGGTTCGCCTCGACGTCCGTCGCATCGAGACACTCAAGGACGGCACCGACATGGTCGGCAACCGCACCCGCGTCAAGGTCGTCAAGAACAAGCTGGCCCCGCCGTTCAAGCAGGCCGAGTTCGACATCATGTACGGCCTGGGCATCAGCCGCGAAGGCAGCCTGATCGACGTGGGTGTCGACGCAGGCCTGGTCCGCAAGGCCGGCGCCTGGTACACGTACGACGGCGATCAGCTGGGCCAGGGCAAGGAAAAGTCCCGCCAGTTCCTCAAGGACAACCCGGATCTTGCCAACGAGCTCGAAAAGCGCATCTTCGAGCACATGGGCATCGGCGCACAGGCCGATAAGCCCGCGCTCGAGGTCGTCGAGGTGCCTCCGAGCGACATCGAGTTCTGA
- a CDS encoding DUF3046 domain-containing protein, whose product MRHSEFWVRMDRQFGRGYARVWADGHVMRELGGRTASEALDAGEQPKTVWRAVHANLGLPASER is encoded by the coding sequence TTGAGGCACAGCGAGTTCTGGGTCCGCATGGACCGTCAGTTCGGCCGCGGCTACGCGCGGGTGTGGGCCGATGGCCACGTGATGCGTGAGCTCGGTGGGCGCACGGCGTCCGAGGCGCTCGACGCGGGTGAGCAGCCCAAGACGGTCTGGCGTGCGGTGCACGCCAATCTCGGCCTGCCTGCCTCCGAACGCTGA